The nucleotide window CCCGGTGCTGCGGCCCGAGTCCTGAAGGATTTCGGCAAGCAGAACGAGAAGCTGGTCGTGAAGCTGATAGCCCTGCAGGGCCGACTGCTGAACGCCGGCGACCTCGATCGGGTCGCATCCATGCCCACTCGCGACGAAGCGATCAGCGTGCTCATGGCGACCATGCGCGCTCCGGTCCAGAAGCTGGCAACCACCTTGAACGAGGTGCCCGGCAAGCTGGTTCGGACCCTGGCCGCTGTGCGCGATGCCAAGCAGTGAGCTGAGCCTTTTTCTTTCTACCGTTTAGCGGAAACTAACGCGTCAACCCAGGAGTTACGACTATGGCCGTTTCCAAAGAAGATATCCTCGAGACGATTGGCAACATGTCCGTGCTTGAGGTCGTCGATCTCATCGAAGCCATGGAAGAGAAGTTCGGTGTGACCGCCGCCGCCGCCGTGGCCGCCGCCCCGGCCGCCGCGGGTGGTGGTGATGCCGCCGCCGCCGAAGAGCAGACCGAGTTCGACGTCATCATGACCAGCTTCGGTTCCAACAAGGTCTCCGTGATCAAGGCCGTGCGCGGCATCACCGGTCTGGGCCTGAAGGAAGCCAAGGAAGTCGTGGAAGGCGCCCCGAGCCCGATCAAGGAAGGCGCTTCCAAGGAAGAGGCCGACGACATCAAGGCCAAGCTGGAAGAGGCCGGCGCCAGCGTCGAGATCAAGTAAGCCTTGATCCACGCGCGGCACGATCGTCGCTGACAGATGGCTGGTGGCGCCACGGCGCCACCAGCCTTTTCCCGTTTCTGGGAAAAGCGAGTGCAAACTTGCGAGTTTCAGGGCCGCAGGCCCCCGTCCCCCCGGCGCAACGGGAAGGTTCGCAAAGGGGTGGAATTCGGAACTTTGGACTCGCCCGCCTGAACCGAGACATTAGGTGAGGAACCTCGATGGCCTATTCGTTCACCGAAAAGAAGCGCATCCGCAAGGACTTCGGCAAGCTGCCGACTATCCTGGACGTACCCTATCTCCTTGCCACGCAGATCGAGTCGTATCGAGAGTTCCTGCAGGACGATGCGGCGAGCGACTCGCGTCGGGAAGTGGGTCTGCATGCCGCTTTCCAGTCCGTGTTTCCGATCAGCAGCTACTCGGGCACGGCCGTGCTGGAGTATGTCAGCTACCGTATCGGTGAGCCCGGCTTCGACGTCAAGGAATGCCAACTGCGTGGCCTGACCTATGCGGCTCCCTTGCGGGTGCTGGTACGTCTGGTAATCAAGGAGAAGGACGGCGGCGCCGTCAAGGAAGTCAAGGAACAGGAAGTGTACATGGGCGAATTGCCGCTCATGACTCGTAACGGCACTTTCGTGGTCAATGGCACCGAGCGCGTCATCGTCTCCCAGTTGCACCGTTCGCCGGGTGCGTTCTTCGATCACGACAAGGGCAAGACCCACTCCTCGGGCAAGCTGCTGTTCTCCGCCCGGGTGATTCCGTACCGCGGCTCCTGGCTTGACTTCGAGTTCGATCCGAAGGACGCGATCTTCGTGCGTATCGACCGCCGTCGCAAGTTGCCGGCTACGGTGCTGCTGCGCGCGCTGGGTTATGACGCCGAGCAGATCCTGGATATGTTCTTCGAGAAGAACACGTTCCGCTTCCAGGGCGACAAGGTGGTGCTGGACCTGGTGCCCGAACGGCTACGCGGCGAGACCGCCACCTTCGACATCAAGATTGACGGTAAGGTGCTGGTGGAAACCGGCCGCCGGGTGACCGCGCGTCATATCCGCGAGATGGAGAAGGCCGGCACGACCACTTTGGAAGTCCCCTTCGAGTATCTGGCCGGCAAGATACTGTCCCACGATGTGGTGAACACCAAGACCGGCGAGATTCTTGCCGAGGCCAATGCCGAGCTTACCCCCGAGTTGGCGCAGCAGATCATCGACGCCGGCGTCGAGCAGATCGACACTCTCTATGTGAACGATCTGGACCACGGCCCGTATATCTCCAACAGCCTGCGTATCGATGCCACCCGCAGTCAGCTGGACGCGCTGGTGGAAATCTACCGCATGATGCGCCCGGGCGAGCCGCCCACCAAGGACGCGGCCGAGAACCTGTTCCAGAACCTGTTCTTCAGTGAAGACCGCTACGACCTTTCCCCGGTTGGCCGGATGAAGTTCAACCTGCGCGTGGGTCGGGATGAAGTCACTGGTTCCGGCGTGCTGGACAATGACGACATCCTCGCCGTGCTGCACGAGCTGATCAACATCCGCAACGGCAAGGGCACCGTCGACGACATCGACCATCTCGGGAACCGCCGGGTGCGATGCGTGGGTGAAATGGCCGAGAATGTCTTTCGCGTCGGGCTGGTGCGTGTCGAGCGTGCCGTGCGCGAGCGCCTGACCCTCGCCGAGAGCGAGGGCCTGATGCCCCAGGAGCTGATCAACGCCAAGCCGGTGGCGGCGGCGATCAAGGAGTTTTTCGGCTCCTCGCAGCTGTCCCAGTTCATGGACCAGAACAACCCGCTCTCCGAGATCACCCACAAGCGGCGCGTGTCGGCGCTGGGCCCGGGTGGTCTGACCCGCGAGCGCGCCGGCTTCGAGGTGCGTGATGTGCACCCGACCCACTACGGGCGCGTCTGCCCCATCGAGACGCCGGAAGGCCCGAACATCGGCCTGATCAACTCTCTGGCCGCCTATGCGCGCACCAACGAGTACGGTTTCCTGGAAACGCCGTACCGCCGGGTCGCGGATGGCGTGGTGACCGACGAGGTGGATTACCTTTCGGCCATCGAGGAGAGCCGCTACATCATCGCCCAGGCCAACGCCCGGCTGGATGAGAGTGGCCGTCTGGTGGACGACCTGATCTCCATTCGCCATCAGAACGAGTTCGGCATGGCGACGGCGGACAAGGTCCAGTACATGGATGTTTCGCCCAAACAGACCGTGTCCGTGGCCGCCGCCATGGTGCCGTTCCTGGAACACGACGATGCCAACCGTGCGTTGATGGGTTCCAACATGCAGCGCCAGGCCGTGCCCACCCTGCGGGTGGACAAGCCCGTGGTCGGTACCGGCATGGAGCGCACCGTGGCCATCGACTCCGGTGTCACTGTGGTCGCCGAGCGCGGTGGCGTGGTTGACCAGGTGGACGCTGCGCGCATCGTGGTCCGGGTCAATGATGACGAAACCGTAGCCGGCGAGCCGGGTGTCGACATCTACAACCTGACCAAGTACACCCGTTCCAACCAGAACACCTGCCAGAACCAGAAGCCGCTGGTGCGTCCGGGCGACGTGATCGCCCGCGGCGATGTGATGGCCGACGGCCCCAGCACCGACATGGGTGAGCTGGCCCTGGGTCAGAACATGCTGGTCGCCTTCATGCCCTGGAACGGCTACAACTTCGAGGACTCCATCCTCATCTCCGAGCGGGTAGTGGAAGAGGATCGCTTCACCACCATCCACATTGAAGAGATGACCTGTGTCGCTCGCGACACCAAGCTGGGGCCTGAGGAGATCACCGCCGATATCCCCAATGTGGGCGAGTCCGCGCTGGCGAAGCTGGATGAGTCCGGCATTGTCTACATCGGCGCCGAGGTGAAGACCGGCGATATCCTGGTCGGCAAGGTCACCCCGAAGGGCGAGACTCAGCTTACCCCCGAAGAGAAGCTTCTGCGGGCGATCTTCGGCGAGAAGGCCTCCGACGTGAAGGATACCTCGCTGCGTGTGCCCACCGGCATGGACGGCACTGTCATCGACGTGCAGGTGTTCACCCGAGATGGCGTCGAGAAGGACGAGCGTGCGCTGTCCATCGAGGCCGAGCAGCTGGCTTCCGTGCGCAAGGACCTGAACGACCAGTACCGGATCTTCGAGGACGACGCCTATGCCCGTCTGCGCCGACTGCTGATCGGCCAGGTGGCTGAAGGTGGTCCGAACAGGCTCAAGGCCGGCACCGAGCTGACCGATGAGTATCTGGACTCCCTGGAGCGTCCGCACTGGTTCGAGATCCGCATGCGCGACGACGAGCTGGACAAGCAGCTGGAGAAAACCCAGGCCCAGCTCAAGGCGCAGAAGGAAGCCTTCGATCGCCGCTACGAGATCAAGAAGGGCAAGATCACCGCCGGCGACGACCTGGCGCCCGGTGTGCTGAAGATGGTCAAGGTGTATCTCGCCGTGCGCCGTCGTCTGCAGCCGGGTGACAAGATGGCCGGCCGCCACGGTAACAAGGGTGTGATCTCCCGCGTTGTGCCGGTGGAGGATATGCCCTTCACCGCCGACGGCGAGCCGGTCGACATCGTGCTGAACCCCCTGGGTGTGCCCTCGCGCATGAACATCGGGCAGGTGCTCGAGACCCACCTGGGCTGGGCGGCCAAGGGCTTGGGCCGGAAGATCGGTCGCATGCTGGAGGCCAAGGCTCAGGTTGCGGAGCTGCGCAAGTTCCTCGCGGAGATCTATAACAGCTCCGGCAAGGTGGAAGACCTGGACAGCTTCTCCGATGAGGAAATCGTCGAGCTGTGCGGCAACCTGCGCGGCGGCGTGCCCATGGGGACGCCGGTGTTCGACGGCGCCGACGAGGGCGAGATCAAGCACATGCTGAGGCTCGCCGACCTGCCGGAGTCCGGTCAGACCACCTTGTACGACGGCCGTAGCGGCGAGGCCTTCGACCGTCCGGTAACCATTGGTTACATGTACATGCTGAAGCTGAACCACCTGGTGGACGACAAGATGCATGCGCGTTCCACCGGGCCGTACTCCCTGGTGACCCAGCAGCCGCTGGGCGGCAAGGCGCAGTTCGGCGGCCAGCGCTTCGGCGAGATGGAGGTCTGGGCCCTGGAGGCCTACGGTGCGGCCTACACGCTGCAGGAGATGTTGACCGTGAAGTCCGACGACGTGAATGGCCGTACCAAGATGTACAAGAACATCGTGGACGGCGATCACAGCATGGAGGCCGGCATGCCCGAGTCCTTCAATGTGCTGGTCAAGGAAATCCGCTCGCTCGGTATCAATATCGAGCTGGAGCAGGACTGAGGGGTGCCCCGCGCACCCCTCGCGGTCAACCGTTTTAACGAATCGAGGAACGGGCAGCGGACATGAGAGATCTACTCAATCTGTTCAAACAGCCGGGCGGCCAGCTGGAAGACTTTGACGCCATCCGGATCGGCCTGGCTTCGCCGGACATGATCCGTTCGTGGTCCTACGGCGAAGTGAAGAAGCCGGAGACCATCAACTACCGCACCTTCAAACCGGAGCGCGACGGCCTGTTCTGCGCCAAGATCTTCGGTCCGGTGAAGGACTATGAGTGCCTGTGCGGTAAGTACAAGCGCCTCAAGCACCGCGGCGTGGTGTGCGAGAAGTGCGGCGTGGAAGTGACTCTGGCCAAGGTGCGCCGCGAGCGTATGGGCCATATCGATCTGGCCAGCCCCACGGCGCACATCTGGTTCCTGAAGAGCCTGCCGAGCCGCATCGGTCTGCTCATGGACATGACCCTGCGTGACATCGAGCGCATCCTGTACTTCGAAGCCTTCGTGGTGATCGAGCCGGGCATGACCCCCATGGAGCGCGGCCAGTTGCTGACCGACGAGGGTTATCTCGACGCGGTTGAGCAGTACGGCGACGAATTCGACGCCCGCATGGGTGCCGAGGCGGTGTTCGAGCTGCTCAAGAGCATCGATCTGGAAGCCGAAGCGCGCCAGATGCGTGAAGACATGGACGCCACCAACTCCGAAACCAAGATCAAGCGCCTCACCAAGCGCCTGAAGCTGGTCGAGGCGTTCATGGAGTCCGGCAACAAGCCCGAGTGGATGATCATGACGGTCCTCCCCGTGCTGCCGCCGGATCTGCGTCCGCTGGTGCCGCTGGACGGTGGTCGTTTCGCCACCTCCGATCTGAACGATCTGTACCGCCGGGTCATCAACCGCAACAATCGCCTCAAGCGCCTGCTCGAGCTCGCCGCGCCCGATATCATCGTGCGCAACGAGAAGCGCATGCTCCAGGAAGCGGTGGACGCGCTGCTGGACAACGGCCGCCGTGGCCGTGCCATCACCGGCACCAACAAGCGCCCGCTGAAATCCCTGGCCGACATGATCAAGGGCAAGCAGGGACGCTTCCGCCAGAACCTGCTGGGCAAGCGCGTCGACTACTCCGGGCGCTCCGTGATCGTGGTCGGGCCCACCCTGCGTCTGCATCAGTGCGGTCTGCCCAAGCGCATGGCGCTGGAACTGTTCAAGCCCTTCATCTTCAGCAAGCTGCAGCGCCGTGGTCTGGCGACCACCATCAAGGCTGCCAAGAAGATGGTCGAGCGTGAAGAGGGCGAGGTCTGGGATATCCTCGAAGAGGTGATCCGTGAGCATCCCGTGATGCTCAACCGCGCGCCCACCCTGCATCGACTGGGTATCCAGGCCTTCGAGCCGGTGCTCATCGAGGGCAAGGCCATACAGCTGCACCCGCTGGTCTGTACCGCCTTCAACGCCGATTTCGACGGCGACCAGATGGCTGTGCACGTGCCGCTTTCGCTGGAAGCCCAGTTGGAAGCGCGGGCGCTGATGATGTCCACCAACAACATCCTCTCGCCCGCCAACGGCGAGCCCATCATTGTCCCCTCCCAGGACGTGGTGCTGGGTCTCTATTACATGACCCGCGAGAAGGTGGGCGCCCGCGGCGAAGGCATGGCTTTCGCGGACACCAAGGAAGTGCATCGCGCCTATGAGGCGCGCAAGGTCGAG belongs to Alkalilimnicola sp. S0819 and includes:
- the rplL gene encoding 50S ribosomal protein L7/L12, with product MAVSKEDILETIGNMSVLEVVDLIEAMEEKFGVTAAAAVAAAPAAAGGGDAAAAEEQTEFDVIMTSFGSNKVSVIKAVRGITGLGLKEAKEVVEGAPSPIKEGASKEEADDIKAKLEEAGASVEIK
- the rpoB gene encoding DNA-directed RNA polymerase subunit beta, whose protein sequence is MAYSFTEKKRIRKDFGKLPTILDVPYLLATQIESYREFLQDDAASDSRREVGLHAAFQSVFPISSYSGTAVLEYVSYRIGEPGFDVKECQLRGLTYAAPLRVLVRLVIKEKDGGAVKEVKEQEVYMGELPLMTRNGTFVVNGTERVIVSQLHRSPGAFFDHDKGKTHSSGKLLFSARVIPYRGSWLDFEFDPKDAIFVRIDRRRKLPATVLLRALGYDAEQILDMFFEKNTFRFQGDKVVLDLVPERLRGETATFDIKIDGKVLVETGRRVTARHIREMEKAGTTTLEVPFEYLAGKILSHDVVNTKTGEILAEANAELTPELAQQIIDAGVEQIDTLYVNDLDHGPYISNSLRIDATRSQLDALVEIYRMMRPGEPPTKDAAENLFQNLFFSEDRYDLSPVGRMKFNLRVGRDEVTGSGVLDNDDILAVLHELINIRNGKGTVDDIDHLGNRRVRCVGEMAENVFRVGLVRVERAVRERLTLAESEGLMPQELINAKPVAAAIKEFFGSSQLSQFMDQNNPLSEITHKRRVSALGPGGLTRERAGFEVRDVHPTHYGRVCPIETPEGPNIGLINSLAAYARTNEYGFLETPYRRVADGVVTDEVDYLSAIEESRYIIAQANARLDESGRLVDDLISIRHQNEFGMATADKVQYMDVSPKQTVSVAAAMVPFLEHDDANRALMGSNMQRQAVPTLRVDKPVVGTGMERTVAIDSGVTVVAERGGVVDQVDAARIVVRVNDDETVAGEPGVDIYNLTKYTRSNQNTCQNQKPLVRPGDVIARGDVMADGPSTDMGELALGQNMLVAFMPWNGYNFEDSILISERVVEEDRFTTIHIEEMTCVARDTKLGPEEITADIPNVGESALAKLDESGIVYIGAEVKTGDILVGKVTPKGETQLTPEEKLLRAIFGEKASDVKDTSLRVPTGMDGTVIDVQVFTRDGVEKDERALSIEAEQLASVRKDLNDQYRIFEDDAYARLRRLLIGQVAEGGPNRLKAGTELTDEYLDSLERPHWFEIRMRDDELDKQLEKTQAQLKAQKEAFDRRYEIKKGKITAGDDLAPGVLKMVKVYLAVRRRLQPGDKMAGRHGNKGVISRVVPVEDMPFTADGEPVDIVLNPLGVPSRMNIGQVLETHLGWAAKGLGRKIGRMLEAKAQVAELRKFLAEIYNSSGKVEDLDSFSDEEIVELCGNLRGGVPMGTPVFDGADEGEIKHMLRLADLPESGQTTLYDGRSGEAFDRPVTIGYMYMLKLNHLVDDKMHARSTGPYSLVTQQPLGGKAQFGGQRFGEMEVWALEAYGAAYTLQEMLTVKSDDVNGRTKMYKNIVDGDHSMEAGMPESFNVLVKEIRSLGINIELEQD